In Salinisphaera sp. LB1, one genomic interval encodes:
- a CDS encoding diguanylate cyclase — protein MPRYVASGRYLHTAVTTLLSLALFASASATLMNVLSAPHRPLDMIVPPVMFVLFAGLLIALLRRPRWLLAIARIALLASSAALIVPTWFYTTQAIVTPGLQLVTTLPPISALLLVLIVMVMIFFPGRQALGMALLAWILVGVPVLLYLFGHPAEMWTPRGRALVMTYGPVAVMLVVLLPILRGMSGTIERLVSDRVWMEALINQDPLTGIHNRRVGEQVLRDCLVEQVGAGLIMFDLDRFKAINDTYGHTIGDQVLTVVAARCKQLLRADACVSRWGGEEFLVVIPGADITGVCRLAERLRGAIANAPIGPVSRVTASFGVTMLAAGDTLASALERADRRLYESKQRGRNCVVSTAALSAGGQPTPVTPLDGVG, from the coding sequence ATGCCGAGGTATGTTGCGAGTGGACGTTACCTCCATACCGCGGTTACGACCCTGCTTTCGCTGGCCCTGTTTGCTTCGGCCAGTGCCACGCTGATGAACGTGCTCAGTGCCCCGCATCGCCCGCTGGACATGATCGTCCCGCCGGTGATGTTTGTGTTGTTCGCCGGGCTGCTTATCGCATTGCTCCGGCGTCCGCGGTGGTTGTTGGCCATCGCCCGAATCGCGCTGCTCGCTTCGAGTGCGGCATTGATCGTGCCGACGTGGTTTTACACCACCCAGGCGATCGTGACCCCCGGGCTCCAACTGGTCACGACGTTGCCGCCGATATCGGCGCTTTTGCTGGTGCTGATCGTCATGGTGATGATCTTCTTCCCGGGGCGGCAGGCGCTCGGCATGGCTTTGCTTGCCTGGATACTGGTCGGGGTGCCGGTTCTGCTGTATCTGTTCGGCCATCCCGCTGAGATGTGGACGCCCCGCGGTAGGGCGCTGGTGATGACCTATGGTCCGGTGGCCGTCATGCTCGTGGTCCTGTTACCGATTCTGCGCGGCATGAGCGGAACGATAGAACGCCTCGTCTCCGACCGCGTATGGATGGAGGCGCTGATCAACCAGGACCCCTTGACCGGCATCCACAACCGGCGCGTGGGCGAGCAGGTGCTGCGCGACTGTCTTGTCGAGCAGGTTGGGGCCGGTTTGATCATGTTCGACCTGGATCGGTTCAAGGCAATCAACGATACCTACGGCCATACCATCGGCGATCAGGTTCTGACCGTCGTCGCGGCCCGGTGCAAACAATTGTTGCGGGCCGACGCCTGTGTCTCGCGCTGGGGCGGCGAGGAATTCCTGGTCGTTATCCCGGGTGCGGATATCACTGGCGTATGCCGTCTGGCGGAACGCCTGCGCGGGGCGATCGCCAACGCCCCGATCGGTCCCGTGTCGCGGGTGACCGCGTCTTTCGGCGTCACCATGCTGGCCGCCGGCGACACGCTGGCCAGTGCGCTGGAACGCGCCGATCGGCGGCTATACGAAAGCAAACAGCGCGGCCGTAATTGCGTGGTGTCTACGGCGGCGCTATCGGCGGGCGGGCAACCCACGCCGGTGACACCCCTGGATGGCGTGGGATAG